A genomic region of Rhodococcus pyridinivorans contains the following coding sequences:
- a CDS encoding MCE family protein: MGRTGVFGAAACVVAVTVTGCGGLSDVPLPGGADVGSDPIRLSIQFDDVLDLVPQSSVKVDGVPVGRVESISVASDFGWTADVGIVLDSSVDLPANALASVEQSSLLGEKFVQLTPPEDEPPTGRLADGDVIPLDRTRHATELEPVLGALSLLLNGGGVGQLAPIVNELSTAFDGREGTTRSLIEQAETLITGLEQQRDDITRALDGLDELTVRVAEQNDKIAAVLDELPVATEVLEQQRPQLTQLLGQLDRLGTAGVDVLDQSKEDLIADLLALRPTLQALAASGDDLVEALSFVPTVPFPDGVEKVALGNSVNLFLLVDLQIGDALAALGVGQGDPVYRQPKFGNPKPLVDPSNPYYDGNGPAPGWPTVSLLPVLPTPRLPGVTLPEGVSLPDGIEIPGVTEAGTDTDTGTSTGTDGDEAPPPGPLEGLLNQLGLGGGQ, translated from the coding sequence ATGGGCCGCACAGGTGTCTTCGGAGCGGCCGCGTGCGTGGTCGCGGTGACGGTCACGGGGTGCGGAGGTCTGTCCGACGTCCCGTTGCCCGGCGGCGCCGACGTGGGTAGCGATCCGATCCGTCTGTCCATCCAGTTCGACGACGTGCTCGACCTGGTTCCGCAGTCGAGCGTGAAGGTCGACGGTGTGCCGGTCGGGCGCGTCGAATCGATCTCGGTCGCATCCGATTTCGGATGGACCGCCGACGTCGGCATCGTGCTCGACTCGAGCGTCGACCTGCCGGCGAACGCGCTCGCGAGCGTCGAACAGTCGAGTCTGCTCGGTGAGAAGTTCGTGCAGCTCACGCCTCCGGAGGACGAGCCCCCGACGGGCCGGCTCGCCGACGGCGACGTGATCCCGCTCGACCGCACCCGGCACGCCACCGAACTCGAACCGGTGCTCGGCGCGCTGTCGCTGCTGCTCAACGGTGGCGGTGTCGGCCAGCTCGCGCCGATCGTCAACGAATTGTCGACGGCCTTCGACGGCCGCGAGGGAACCACGCGCAGCCTCATCGAGCAGGCCGAGACCCTGATCACCGGTCTCGAACAGCAACGCGACGACATCACCCGGGCGCTCGACGGACTCGACGAGCTCACGGTGCGGGTCGCGGAGCAGAACGACAAGATCGCCGCCGTGCTCGACGAACTGCCGGTCGCGACCGAGGTGCTCGAGCAACAGCGGCCGCAGCTGACCCAGCTGCTCGGCCAGCTCGACCGGCTCGGCACCGCAGGTGTCGACGTCCTCGATCAGTCCAAGGAGGATCTGATCGCCGATCTCCTGGCGCTGCGCCCGACCCTCCAGGCACTCGCGGCGTCGGGCGACGATCTCGTCGAGGCGCTCTCCTTCGTGCCCACGGTGCCGTTCCCGGACGGTGTCGAGAAGGTCGCGCTGGGCAACTCGGTGAACCTCTTCCTCCTCGTCGACCTGCAGATCGGCGATGCGCTGGCCGCGCTCGGTGTGGGCCAGGGCGACCCGGTCTACCGCCAGCCGAAGTTCGGCAATCCGAAGCCGCTCGTCGACCCGTCCAACCCGTACTACGACGGGAACGGACCTGCCCCGGGCTGGCCCACCGTGTCGTTGCTGCCGGTGCTTCCTACTCCGCGTCTGCCCGGTGTGACCCTGCCCGAAGGGGTGTCGCTGCCCGACGGCATCGAGATCCCGGGGGTCACCGAGGCCGGTACGGACACCGATACCGGCACCAGCACCGGCACCGACGGTGACGAGGCCCCGCCGCCGGGGCCGCTGGAAGGTTTGCTGAATCAGCTCGGACTCGGGGGTGGGCAGTGA
- a CDS encoding MCE family protein, with amino-acid sequence MAHAENGESRSNRGRIALLAAVVAGVVALAGAGWWMFARLGTTEITAYFDNAVGIYEGSDVRVLGVEVGKVTSVEPQGDLVKVGLRVNRGVDIPADARAVQITPSVVADRYVQLTPAYTGGDTMSSGAVIDRERTATPVEVDELYASIDELSRALGPDGANREGALTDFVEVGAENLAGNGEALGQSIENLSAAARTLDQSRDDLYGTIENLQVFVSALAANDEQVRQFNAQLSDLSGFLAGERQNLGEALNTLSVTLGDVATFVRDNQAAVKDNVDALVPITETLANRRQELVNSLTLLPLAVSNLVNSYDAEAGVLASRLVLPDLQDPAGAVCKLIDLGNLVPGDERFEQLGRQMQPLIDRCRDVATQITEDQRSPDLILPFGVLSGENIQRQVTPGTVPGVVSPRLDLRGGDR; translated from the coding sequence ATGGCACACGCCGAGAACGGCGAGTCCCGCAGCAATCGCGGGCGCATCGCGCTGCTCGCAGCCGTCGTCGCGGGCGTGGTGGCCCTGGCCGGAGCGGGCTGGTGGATGTTCGCCCGACTGGGCACCACCGAGATCACCGCTTACTTCGACAATGCCGTCGGCATCTACGAGGGCTCCGACGTGCGGGTGCTCGGCGTCGAGGTGGGGAAGGTGACCTCCGTCGAACCGCAGGGCGACCTCGTGAAGGTCGGTCTGCGGGTGAACCGCGGCGTCGACATCCCGGCCGACGCCCGCGCCGTGCAGATCACCCCGTCGGTCGTCGCCGACCGTTACGTACAGCTCACCCCTGCCTACACCGGTGGCGACACGATGAGCAGCGGTGCGGTGATCGACCGCGAGCGCACCGCCACCCCTGTGGAGGTCGACGAGCTCTACGCGAGCATCGACGAGCTCTCCCGCGCGCTCGGTCCCGACGGCGCGAACCGCGAGGGCGCGCTGACCGACTTCGTCGAAGTCGGTGCGGAGAACCTCGCCGGCAACGGTGAGGCCCTCGGGCAGAGCATCGAGAACCTGTCGGCCGCCGCGCGCACGCTCGACCAGTCGCGCGACGACCTCTACGGCACGATCGAGAACCTACAGGTGTTCGTCAGTGCTCTCGCGGCCAACGACGAGCAGGTGCGCCAGTTCAATGCGCAGCTCTCGGACCTGTCGGGATTCCTGGCGGGGGAGCGGCAGAACCTCGGTGAGGCGCTGAACACACTGTCGGTCACGCTCGGCGACGTCGCGACGTTCGTGCGCGACAACCAGGCGGCCGTGAAGGACAACGTCGACGCACTCGTGCCGATCACGGAGACCCTGGCTAACCGCCGGCAGGAACTCGTGAATTCGCTGACGCTGCTCCCGCTCGCGGTGAGCAACCTCGTCAACTCGTACGACGCCGAAGCAGGTGTGCTCGCATCGCGGCTCGTGCTGCCCGACCTGCAGGACCCTGCGGGAGCGGTGTGCAAGCTCATCGATCTCGGCAATCTCGTGCCCGGCGACGAGCGTTTCGAGCAGCTCGGCCGGCAGATGCAGCCGCTGATCGACCGGTGCCGCGACGTCGCCACGCAGATCACCGAGGACCAGCGGTCCCCGGATCTGATCCTGCCGTTCGGTGTCCTGAGCGGTGAGAACATCCAGCGGCAGGTCACCCCGGGCACGGTGCCCGGCGTGGTCTCGCCTCGGCTCGACCTCCGGGGAGGAGATCGGTGA
- a CDS encoding MCE family protein, producing MRGLAAPLIKLIVFAVVTVLATGVLAATIANVGGGGGTKFHAIFSDVTSLNKGDDIRIAGVRVGQVEEISVFDERQARVTFSLEERDWLPAGATATIRFRNLVGQRYIALGQGEGAQGEKITGGDTIPIERTKPAVNLTTLFDGFRPLFQTLSADDVNKLSFQIIQVFQGEAGTIDDLVRSTASLTNTIADKDRVIGAVIDNLNTVLATIDQRDEQLDSLLVNTQALVSGLSADRATVGSAVASMAGLTDAVSDVLEPTRPSIAQSITALEQVTSNLNANRDEVDRVLETLPVKLDKLGRVASSGSWFQFYLCGIDIIAGPGSVPYLNLPTGLPTVNQPIYTNAAKRCSQEGMQELQGR from the coding sequence GTGAGAGGTCTCGCAGCACCCCTGATCAAACTCATCGTGTTCGCCGTGGTCACCGTCCTCGCGACCGGTGTCCTCGCCGCGACCATCGCCAATGTCGGCGGTGGGGGAGGAACGAAGTTCCACGCGATCTTTTCCGACGTCACCTCACTCAACAAGGGCGACGACATCCGCATCGCGGGTGTCCGCGTGGGGCAGGTCGAGGAGATCTCGGTCTTCGACGAACGGCAGGCGCGGGTCACCTTCTCGCTCGAGGAGCGCGACTGGCTCCCGGCCGGTGCCACCGCGACCATCCGGTTCCGCAATCTCGTCGGCCAGCGTTACATCGCGCTCGGTCAGGGTGAGGGCGCGCAGGGCGAGAAGATCACGGGCGGCGATACGATCCCGATCGAGCGTACGAAGCCGGCGGTGAACCTCACGACGCTCTTCGACGGCTTCCGGCCGTTGTTCCAGACGCTGAGCGCCGACGACGTCAACAAGCTCTCGTTCCAGATCATCCAGGTCTTCCAGGGTGAGGCCGGAACGATCGACGATCTGGTGCGCAGCACCGCGTCGCTGACCAACACCATCGCCGACAAGGACCGCGTGATCGGTGCGGTGATCGACAACCTCAACACCGTCCTGGCCACGATCGACCAGCGCGACGAGCAGCTCGATTCGCTGCTGGTCAACACGCAGGCACTCGTCAGCGGGTTGTCGGCCGACCGGGCGACCGTCGGTTCGGCCGTGGCGTCGATGGCGGGGCTGACCGACGCGGTCTCCGACGTCCTCGAGCCCACCCGCCCGTCGATCGCACAGTCGATCACGGCGCTCGAACAGGTCACTTCGAATCTCAACGCGAACCGCGACGAGGTCGACCGCGTCCTCGAGACGTTGCCGGTCAAGCTCGACAAGCTCGGGCGCGTGGCCAGCTCCGGTTCGTGGTTCCAGTTCTACCTGTGCGGTATCGACATCATCGCAGGTCCCGGTTCGGTCCCGTATCTGAATCTGCCGACGGGGCTGCCCACCGTGAACCAACCCATCTACACGAATGCGGCGAAGCGTTGCTCGCAAGAGGGGATGCAGGAGTTGCAGGGACGATGA
- a CDS encoding MCE family protein — MSKRRSPAAAGALGIVVVLLGTLSAFFLDELPIIGAGATYEAEFSEAAGLKPTNEVRIAGVKVGKVTGVDLEGDRVIVSFKVQDAWVGNDTAASIQIKTILGQKYLALEPRGTEVLDPDDRIPLDRTVAPYDVIEAFSSAATTLGEIDSEQLATGFQTLSKAFSETPDDIRASLDGISRLSETVASRDQELKKLLDATGNVSKVLADRNAEFNRLLSDGALLVAELNNRQEAISQLLDGTKRLSAELSGLVEENRETIGPALQQLRGVVDVLQENNDNLDRAMELYEPFVRVYTNVVGNGRWFDQVVVNLTPPGLPEIPGYREPGRRLEGGN, encoded by the coding sequence ATGAGCAAACGTCGCAGTCCGGCCGCCGCCGGTGCCCTGGGCATCGTCGTGGTGCTGCTGGGGACACTGTCCGCCTTTTTCCTCGACGAACTGCCCATTATCGGGGCGGGCGCGACCTACGAGGCCGAGTTCAGCGAGGCCGCGGGTCTCAAACCCACCAACGAGGTGCGTATCGCCGGCGTGAAGGTCGGCAAGGTCACCGGAGTCGACCTCGAGGGCGACCGCGTGATCGTCTCGTTCAAGGTCCAGGACGCGTGGGTCGGGAACGACACGGCGGCCTCCATCCAGATCAAGACGATCCTCGGACAGAAGTATCTGGCACTCGAGCCGCGGGGTACGGAGGTGCTCGACCCGGACGACCGGATCCCGCTCGACCGGACGGTCGCGCCGTACGACGTGATCGAAGCGTTCTCGTCGGCGGCCACGACCCTCGGCGAGATCGATTCCGAGCAGCTCGCGACCGGCTTCCAGACCCTGTCGAAGGCGTTCTCGGAGACACCCGACGACATCCGGGCCTCGCTCGACGGCATCAGCCGCCTGTCCGAGACCGTCGCGAGTCGTGACCAGGAGCTGAAGAAGCTCCTCGACGCGACCGGCAATGTCTCGAAGGTGCTCGCCGACCGCAACGCCGAGTTCAACCGGTTGCTCTCCGACGGTGCGCTGCTCGTCGCGGAACTGAACAATCGGCAGGAGGCGATCTCCCAGTTGCTCGATGGCACCAAGCGGTTGTCGGCCGAGCTCTCCGGGCTCGTCGAGGAGAACCGCGAGACCATCGGTCCCGCCCTGCAACAGTTGCGCGGCGTCGTCGACGTCCTCCAGGAAAACAACGACAACCTCGATCGGGCCATGGAGCTGTACGAGCCGTTCGTGCGTGTCTACACCAACGTCGTCGGCAACGGCCGGTGGTTCGACCAGGTCGTCGTGAACCTGACCCCGCCGGGCCTACCGGAGATCCCCGGTTACCGCGAGCCCGGTCGCCGCCTGGAAGGGGGCAACTGA
- a CDS encoding MCE family protein: protein MRSRLVKVQLALFVVIALLGIVFVGARYVRLDNLMGFGQYTVDARFPTGGGIFPNAEVTYRGVPVGRVGALSLTDDGINVELRLDNGGPQIPASARPVVANRSAIGEQYVDLQPPNDEGPYLEQGSIIEGTEDDLPTPVEDLLLSTNDLVYSVPLEPLRTVVTELGAAFDGRGDDLQVLVDALAGLSEKGTEYLPQTVTLIRDSLTVLDTQSAQSSAIQQFSSDLDLVTAQLRDSDPDLRRLIDTGTDASDQLSQLIEGSGPGLTTDLANLAAVAEAAAPQSIALQPLLAFLPAVAGSASTVAPGDGAVRQGIVLETNNPPSCTIGYEGTQEILAQMRAQDPNFDETQQDFPFNTNASCEVPQGSVTGVRSANRIVFADPNTIQPWDFKPKKDPDKLNLNPIATQLAPLLGVTPK, encoded by the coding sequence GTGAGATCGCGCCTGGTGAAAGTGCAGCTCGCGCTGTTCGTGGTCATCGCCCTGCTCGGCATCGTGTTCGTCGGTGCCCGGTACGTGCGGCTCGACAACCTCATGGGCTTCGGCCAGTACACCGTCGACGCGCGGTTCCCCACCGGCGGTGGCATCTTCCCGAACGCCGAGGTCACCTACCGTGGGGTGCCCGTCGGTCGAGTCGGGGCGCTCAGCCTCACGGACGACGGAATCAACGTCGAACTGCGCCTCGACAACGGCGGACCGCAGATCCCGGCGTCGGCGCGTCCCGTCGTGGCGAACCGGTCGGCGATCGGTGAGCAGTACGTCGATCTGCAGCCGCCGAACGACGAGGGCCCCTATCTCGAACAGGGCTCCATCATCGAGGGCACCGAGGACGATCTGCCCACGCCGGTCGAAGACCTGCTGTTGAGCACGAACGACCTCGTGTACTCGGTTCCGCTCGAGCCGCTGCGCACCGTCGTCACCGAGCTCGGCGCGGCCTTCGACGGCCGCGGCGACGACCTGCAGGTGCTCGTCGACGCGCTCGCCGGTCTCAGCGAGAAGGGCACCGAATACCTGCCGCAGACCGTTACGCTCATCCGCGACAGCCTCACGGTGCTCGACACGCAGTCCGCCCAGTCGTCGGCGATCCAGCAGTTCAGCTCGGATCTGGATCTGGTGACCGCGCAGCTCCGCGACAGCGACCCCGACCTGCGGCGCCTGATCGACACCGGCACCGACGCGAGCGACCAGCTCTCCCAGCTGATCGAGGGCTCCGGCCCGGGCCTGACCACCGACCTCGCCAACCTCGCGGCGGTGGCGGAAGCGGCAGCCCCGCAGTCGATCGCTCTGCAGCCGCTGCTGGCCTTCCTTCCCGCCGTCGCGGGCAGTGCGAGTACGGTCGCTCCGGGCGACGGCGCGGTGCGTCAGGGCATCGTGCTCGAGACCAACAATCCGCCTTCGTGCACCATCGGGTACGAGGGGACGCAGGAGATCCTCGCGCAGATGCGCGCGCAGGATCCGAACTTCGACGAGACCCAGCAGGACTTCCCGTTCAACACGAACGCCTCGTGCGAGGTGCCGCAGGGCAGTGTCACCGGCGTGCGCAGCGCGAACCGCATCGTCTTCGCCGATCCGAACACGATCCAGCCCTGGGATTTCAAGCCGAAGAAGGACCCCGACAAGCTCAACCTGAATCCGATCGCGACGCAGCTCGCGCCGTTGCTCGGAGTCACCCCGAAGTGA
- a CDS encoding MCE family protein: MSDTTTSPLRRRTLGLIFFVVLALFLYVTIAMYNKTFTKVVKVDLRTDSIGNALPLNADVKARGVLVGEVRGTSAEGGDVTAHLALDPDKAELIPVNATAQLLPKTLFGERYVSLIIPDDPGRPVTNGDVLVQDTSERTVELGDVLDGLLPLLEAVPPQDLANTLGALAQGLSGRGEKLGQTVDDLEQILREVNGELPTLQEDLRGLADFSQTYSEAAPDLVEALNNLRTTGGTVVEQQNQIRTLLASATGASSQTADFIEQNSNSIITLSADSKEALQLLARYSPSFPCTFEGFADAKPAAVDLLAADDPFPGVRANIQFTNPKGRYLPNQDEPRLLDDRGPACYDDVTAPGRNFPQYPGGSINDGSYQVPSRNPGPETIDFFPAPAGSGVPDDVGEIIGTSDGGATPVSYAGSRLEQDTLDVIYGQATGVDPEEVPSWTTRLGAPAIRGTEVSFQ; this comes from the coding sequence ATGAGCGACACGACCACTTCGCCCTTGCGTCGCCGCACCCTGGGATTGATCTTCTTCGTGGTGCTGGCGCTGTTCCTGTACGTCACGATCGCGATGTACAACAAGACGTTCACGAAGGTCGTGAAGGTCGACCTCCGCACCGACAGCATCGGCAACGCCCTGCCGCTCAACGCCGACGTCAAGGCACGCGGTGTGCTCGTCGGCGAGGTCCGCGGAACGAGCGCGGAAGGCGGCGACGTCACCGCGCATCTTGCGCTCGACCCCGACAAGGCCGAACTGATCCCGGTCAACGCCACCGCACAGCTGCTGCCGAAGACCCTCTTCGGTGAGCGCTACGTCTCGCTGATCATCCCCGACGATCCGGGGCGTCCCGTCACGAACGGCGATGTGCTGGTGCAGGACACGAGCGAGCGCACCGTCGAACTCGGCGACGTGCTCGACGGGCTGCTCCCGCTCCTCGAGGCCGTCCCGCCGCAGGACCTCGCCAACACGCTCGGCGCCCTGGCCCAGGGACTGAGCGGACGCGGCGAGAAGCTGGGACAGACGGTCGACGACCTCGAACAGATCCTCCGCGAGGTGAACGGCGAACTGCCCACACTGCAGGAGGATCTGCGCGGACTCGCCGATTTCTCGCAGACCTACTCCGAGGCCGCACCGGATCTCGTCGAGGCGCTGAACAACCTGCGCACGACGGGTGGCACGGTCGTCGAACAGCAGAACCAGATCCGCACGCTGCTTGCGAGCGCGACGGGAGCGTCGTCGCAGACGGCCGATTTCATCGAGCAGAACTCGAACTCGATCATCACGCTGTCCGCCGATTCGAAGGAGGCGCTGCAGCTGCTCGCCCGTTACTCGCCGTCCTTCCCGTGCACCTTCGAGGGATTCGCCGACGCGAAGCCGGCCGCCGTCGATCTGCTCGCGGCCGACGATCCGTTCCCGGGTGTGCGCGCGAACATCCAGTTCACGAACCCGAAGGGCCGCTACCTGCCGAACCAGGACGAACCGCGTCTGCTCGACGATCGCGGACCGGCCTGCTACGACGACGTGACCGCGCCCGGCCGCAACTTCCCGCAGTATCCGGGCGGTTCGATCAACGACGGTTCGTACCAGGTGCCGTCGCGTAATCCCGGCCCCGAGACCATCGATTTCTTCCCTGCCCCGGCAGGATCCGGCGTCCCCGACGACGTCGGTGAGATCATCGGCACCTCGGACGGCGGCGCGACTCCCGTCTCGTACGCCGGCTCGCGTCTGGAACAGGACACGCTCGACGTCATCTACGGACAGGCCACCGGTGTCGACCCCGAGGAGGTCCCGTCCTGGACCACCCGGCTCGGCGCTCCGGCGATCCGCGGTACGGAGGTGAGCTTCCAGTGA